A genomic stretch from Arenicella xantha includes:
- a CDS encoding FecR family protein, with protein sequence MNTLQFPSHTDVTEGAALWIAKIDRGLSAHEERELSCWLEQSSLHGEALVKCASMWDLLDVLKPLSKFMPMADICVDAPVEPVQTAIPHAGGWGSALAASVILAIGVIGLWSWLPSGANSFADSAANSTAQLKPPRIIRHYQTAVGETTTFALSDGSLMQLNTDSKVAVEYSASERHIELIKGEVFFDVAKNAKKPFVVESGEDRVTAVGTAFSVDNTGEHSMEVIVTEGKVLVNRAPSTKAAYYADVLLIPGQRVVVRNNQPKISTEDDPSASLAWRDGFVVFNGEPLSEVVREIDRYTSLSFKITDPSLAEIPVGGYFKTGDLDQLLLVLQQNFGVASRRDGDQILLSKLPG encoded by the coding sequence ATGAATACATTACAATTCCCGAGTCACACCGATGTGACAGAAGGCGCAGCACTCTGGATTGCGAAAATTGATCGCGGTTTGTCTGCACACGAGGAACGCGAATTGAGTTGCTGGCTAGAGCAATCGAGTTTGCATGGCGAAGCCTTAGTGAAATGTGCGTCTATGTGGGATCTGCTGGATGTGCTCAAGCCTCTGTCTAAGTTCATGCCAATGGCTGATATTTGTGTAGATGCGCCTGTCGAGCCGGTTCAAACGGCTATTCCACACGCGGGTGGCTGGGGTAGTGCGCTAGCCGCGTCAGTCATTCTGGCTATTGGTGTGATTGGTTTATGGTCTTGGCTACCAAGTGGAGCTAATTCGTTTGCGGACTCGGCCGCCAATAGTACAGCGCAGCTCAAGCCGCCTAGAATCATTCGCCATTATCAAACGGCCGTTGGCGAAACCACGACATTTGCGTTGAGCGATGGTAGTTTAATGCAGCTCAATACAGACTCCAAAGTTGCGGTTGAATATTCAGCGAGTGAACGCCACATAGAGTTGATAAAGGGTGAGGTGTTTTTTGATGTAGCTAAGAATGCCAAGAAGCCCTTCGTAGTTGAGTCTGGTGAAGATCGGGTTACGGCGGTCGGTACCGCGTTCAGCGTCGACAATACTGGGGAGCATTCAATGGAGGTTATTGTCACTGAGGGTAAGGTGCTGGTAAATCGTGCGCCGAGCACTAAGGCAGCTTATTACGCTGACGTGTTATTAATCCCTGGGCAGCGGGTTGTGGTGCGTAATAATCAGCCGAAAATTTCTACCGAAGACGACCCGTCGGCATCACTTGCTTGGCGTGATGGATTCGTGGTGTTTAATGGCGAACCGCTTTCGGAGGTGGTTCGAGAGATTGATCGTTATACCTCACTTTCTTTCAAAATCACCGATCCCAGTTTGGCCGAAATTCCGGTTGGCGGATACTTCAAAACTGGTGACCTTGACCAGTTGTTGTTGGTGCTGCAGCAGAATTTTGGTGTCGCTAGCCGACGTGACGGTGATCAAATTTTACTTTCCAAACTTCCAGGTTAG
- a CDS encoding RNA polymerase sigma factor: MAETITTEFLKYRRVISSLLRKIRPRASLQDIEDILQDTYINTYQASLKQEINFPKAFMVKTALRLANRQIAVAQRADCDAAIDERSDETAPSFNANEFASQTEQLVMNREDFGFLCEAVSELPAQCRKVFILKKVYGLSQREIAEKLGISESTVEKHVAKGLLRTMQHYAAQQEHVPRNVATVKAFKSANGGRDGK, translated from the coding sequence ATGGCTGAAACAATAACCACCGAGTTTCTAAAATACCGACGAGTGATTTCATCCTTGTTGCGGAAAATTCGTCCGCGCGCCTCATTGCAGGACATTGAAGATATTTTGCAGGACACTTACATCAATACTTATCAAGCGTCGTTGAAACAGGAAATAAACTTTCCCAAGGCCTTTATGGTTAAGACCGCTCTTCGTTTGGCTAATCGGCAGATAGCGGTGGCGCAGCGAGCAGATTGTGATGCGGCGATTGACGAGCGTTCCGATGAGACTGCTCCGTCTTTTAACGCCAATGAGTTCGCTAGCCAAACCGAGCAGTTGGTGATGAATCGAGAAGACTTTGGCTTTCTTTGTGAGGCGGTAAGCGAGTTGCCAGCTCAGTGCCGCAAGGTGTTTATTTTAAAGAAAGTATACGGTTTGTCGCAGCGTGAGATCGCGGAAAAACTAGGAATTAGTGAAAGCACGGTGGAAAAACATGTCGCTAAGGGCTTGTTGCGCACGATGCAACACTATGCAGCGCAACAAGAGCATGTACCTCGCAATGTCGCGACGGTTAAAGCATTTAAGTCGGCCAATGGCGGTCGCGACGGTAAGTAG
- a CDS encoding TSUP family transporter, producing the protein MEMFELSVLTVLGLVLVAILAGYIDTLVGGGGLLTIPALMAAGVPPIFALGTNKLQAVAGSGTASLTLLLQRKVLFRDVRWLMAAAFVGSLFGSIAVQMFDSEVLNVVIPIVLVLIALYFVFSPKQVVEEREPKLSNAGYGLSAVPAIGFYDGMFGPGTGSFLVWAGVSLRGQAIVPATITAKTLNFATNVASLVVFVYFGKVLWIVGGAMMIGQFIGASLGARALLKVDPMLLRYLVIALCLIILVWWGVK; encoded by the coding sequence ATGGAAATGTTTGAACTATCCGTGTTAACTGTGCTGGGGCTGGTGTTGGTTGCTATCCTGGCTGGATATATCGATACCTTGGTCGGCGGTGGTGGCCTACTAACCATTCCCGCATTAATGGCGGCCGGTGTGCCACCAATCTTCGCATTAGGTACCAATAAATTACAGGCTGTTGCCGGTTCGGGTACGGCCTCGTTAACGCTCCTGCTTCAACGTAAAGTTCTTTTTCGCGACGTGCGTTGGTTGATGGCGGCTGCGTTTGTTGGCTCTTTATTTGGGTCAATAGCAGTTCAGATGTTCGACAGTGAAGTGTTGAATGTGGTTATTCCCATTGTGCTGGTGCTTATAGCCCTGTATTTCGTTTTTTCACCTAAGCAAGTGGTCGAGGAGCGCGAGCCGAAGTTATCGAATGCTGGCTATGGTTTAAGTGCGGTGCCGGCAATCGGGTTTTACGACGGCATGTTTGGCCCAGGTACCGGATCGTTTCTTGTTTGGGCCGGCGTGTCACTACGCGGTCAAGCGATTGTGCCAGCGACTATTACTGCCAAAACCCTAAACTTTGCGACTAATGTTGCCTCACTGGTGGTGTTTGTTTATTTCGGTAAGGTGTTATGGATTGTCGGCGGTGCCATGATGATTGGTCAGTTTATTGGCGCAAGCTTGGGTGCTAGAGCGTTGTTGAAAGTTGACCCGATGCTGTTGCGGTACTTGGTGATCGCCTTGTGTTTGATTATTTTAGTGTGGTGGGGAGTTAAATAG
- a CDS encoding sensor histidine kinase produces the protein MKKYAIILLVLVAIGVGLTLQLATQEKGLDQTVFLQTTESIRNLQTLDKNLQVLLTQSHLNTDSNSEQLIELNYQISEEFDNLRYDALFEEIESDAALSTAIEEFEAEFIRRDETLQNYLEQNQSAALSLSKLRDLNAILQQDRTLMSAPAIGMVLAHNQNQLLDLALNNAPNAPLDLKPISVVHGAVTQQASLVAYSKEIKAFADRLAISRTAYTKLIGMDISALLNHIEDRYVSYHNQAIAGSNTQRNGLIAYGLVLLLALMFFAWQIRRNYASLEQQVADRTMEISAAYDELRESQEQLIQSEKMASLGQMVAGVAHEINTPLGYVNSNIETLKLNLKDLDRVMATLTSLITAVQRPQRDNRQISQRLLATMGDYTAVDAPELMEESQRLLNDGLYGLAEISNLISSLKDFARLDRQQVEHVDLNACLANALTIASNPIREHNVQVERRFAKLPAISCIPSKLNQLFLNIITNACQAMRESGGTLTIRTSLIGREICIAFTDQGVGMDELTQKKMFDPFFTSKAIGEGTGLGMSIAYKIVEAHNARITVESKQHKGTTISIFFPTALSQATS, from the coding sequence ATGAAAAAGTACGCCATTATTCTACTCGTTCTCGTCGCTATTGGGGTTGGCCTGACACTCCAATTAGCCACCCAAGAAAAAGGCTTAGATCAAACCGTATTTCTTCAGACTACTGAGTCGATTCGTAATCTGCAAACGCTAGATAAAAACCTACAGGTTTTGCTAACCCAATCACACCTGAATACCGATAGTAATTCTGAACAGCTCATTGAGCTCAATTATCAAATTAGCGAAGAATTTGACAATCTTCGTTACGATGCACTGTTTGAAGAAATAGAGAGCGATGCGGCTCTGAGCACGGCAATTGAGGAGTTCGAAGCAGAATTCATTCGTCGTGATGAAACTTTACAGAACTATCTGGAGCAAAATCAATCAGCTGCGCTAAGTCTCTCCAAGTTACGTGATCTAAATGCAATTTTACAACAAGATCGCACGCTGATGTCAGCTCCGGCAATTGGAATGGTTTTAGCACATAACCAAAACCAACTGCTCGACCTTGCATTAAATAACGCTCCCAACGCGCCATTAGACCTCAAACCGATCAGCGTTGTTCACGGTGCGGTAACTCAACAAGCATCACTCGTCGCTTACTCGAAAGAGATAAAAGCATTTGCAGATCGGTTAGCAATTAGCCGTACCGCCTATACGAAACTGATAGGCATGGATATAAGCGCCTTGCTCAATCATATCGAAGATCGTTATGTGAGTTACCACAATCAAGCTATCGCCGGATCAAACACACAGCGCAACGGACTGATTGCTTACGGCTTGGTTCTATTGTTGGCGCTGATGTTCTTTGCATGGCAAATCCGACGTAACTATGCATCTTTAGAACAACAAGTCGCCGATCGAACAATGGAAATATCCGCGGCATATGACGAGCTTCGAGAATCTCAAGAGCAGCTAATTCAATCCGAAAAAATGGCATCACTCGGGCAAATGGTCGCCGGTGTTGCCCATGAAATAAACACACCATTAGGGTATGTGAACAGCAATATTGAAACACTCAAGCTGAACTTAAAAGACCTTGATCGAGTCATGGCAACACTCACCTCATTAATCACCGCCGTACAGCGTCCACAACGAGACAACCGGCAAATTAGCCAGCGACTGCTAGCCACCATGGGCGACTACACCGCAGTCGATGCCCCCGAACTTATGGAGGAGAGTCAGCGCTTATTGAATGACGGTCTGTATGGGCTAGCAGAAATTTCCAATCTCATTAGCAGCCTCAAGGATTTTGCCCGCCTTGACCGACAGCAGGTCGAACATGTTGACCTAAACGCCTGTTTAGCCAACGCACTCACAATTGCCAGCAACCCAATTCGCGAGCACAACGTCCAAGTTGAACGACGATTCGCCAAGTTACCGGCAATATCCTGCATTCCATCTAAGTTAAATCAATTATTCCTCAACATTATTACCAACGCCTGCCAAGCAATGCGCGAGTCCGGCGGAACACTTACTATTCGCACATCATTGATTGGTCGTGAAATTTGCATAGCATTTACTGATCAAGGCGTAGGCATGGATGAACTAACCCAGAAAAAAATGTTTGATCCGTTCTTCACGTCAAAAGCAATCGGCGAAGGTACCGGCTTAGGCATGTCTATCGCGTACAAGATTGTTGAAGCTCACAATGCACGTATCACGGTTGAATCGAAGCAACACAAAGGCACGACTATCTCTATATTCTTCCCGACAGCGTTGTCGCAAGCAACTAGCTAA
- a CDS encoding response regulator → MLNSPRKYTVLFVDDEPRITSALKAIFRREYAVLTANSGAQALQIMDSNTVDVLVSDQRMPNMLGHQLLAKASKRHPQTMRILLTGFMDKQAIVDSINDGEVYRFINKPWKNDAMREVIAEAALASEVDVASTPSETENSSALTSPTSADTVRRIRDQALLMMEQKQEIRHQIRRFCSDHDIMIYGTQSIQQAVAAATSRDAIGVAVIELSDNTAAALQTISLLKQARPELITIALTEDYDAATAVDLINHGQVFKYLAKPLDIGRFQSAIENAFTRHRFLKTQPVAKQRYRVQKPTGRLASGLQELVNKFLTTAH, encoded by the coding sequence ATGCTCAATTCTCCTCGAAAATACACGGTCCTATTTGTTGATGACGAACCACGTATCACCAGCGCGCTGAAGGCCATTTTTCGCCGCGAATACGCGGTGCTAACCGCCAACAGCGGAGCACAAGCGCTGCAGATTATGGACTCGAATACGGTCGATGTATTGGTCAGTGACCAACGTATGCCAAACATGCTTGGACACCAATTATTAGCCAAGGCAAGTAAGCGGCACCCTCAGACAATGCGTATTTTATTGACCGGCTTCATGGACAAGCAAGCCATTGTCGATTCTATTAATGATGGTGAAGTGTATCGCTTTATCAACAAGCCATGGAAAAACGACGCAATGCGCGAGGTAATTGCCGAAGCGGCGCTGGCATCAGAAGTAGACGTTGCTAGCACACCGTCAGAAACCGAAAATTCGTCAGCATTAACGTCCCCAACGTCGGCCGACACAGTGCGTCGAATACGTGATCAAGCACTATTAATGATGGAGCAGAAACAAGAAATCCGTCACCAGATCAGGCGTTTCTGCAGTGACCATGACATCATGATCTACGGCACTCAGAGCATCCAACAAGCGGTCGCTGCGGCGACCTCGCGTGATGCTATCGGGGTAGCCGTAATCGAGCTCTCAGACAATACCGCAGCGGCGCTTCAAACAATTAGTTTGCTAAAACAAGCGCGACCGGAACTCATTACGATCGCTCTAACCGAGGACTATGACGCGGCTACGGCTGTTGACCTGATCAATCACGGGCAAGTATTCAAATATTTAGCAAAACCATTGGACATCGGCCGATTTCAGTCGGCAATCGAAAACGCCTTTACTCGGCATCGCTTTCTAAAAACCCAACCAGTTGCGAAACAACGATATCGCGTACAAAAGCCGACTGGGAGGCTCGCCAGCGGTCTGCAAGAACTAGTTAACAAATTCCTCACGACTGCACACTGA
- a CDS encoding YHS domain-containing (seleno)protein: protein MKHIRLMHIIQRSLLILAVTLQASHVIAAQPIYSGGKERAAIRGYDSVAYFTQNKPVKGSTDFSYEYQGATWLFASEQNLEVFKQNPEQYMPQYGGYCAYAVSRGTTASIKPEYFQIYQGKLYLNYSKSVAKRWRKDKDKYIQEANKHWPQVLDRR, encoded by the coding sequence ATGAAACATATACGCTTAATGCACATCATTCAACGAAGCCTGCTAATTCTGGCTGTTACTCTGCAGGCCAGTCATGTCATCGCCGCGCAACCTATCTACTCAGGTGGAAAAGAGCGCGCCGCAATCCGCGGATATGACTCAGTCGCTTACTTCACACAAAACAAGCCGGTTAAAGGTTCCACCGATTTCAGCTATGAATATCAGGGCGCCACGTGGTTATTTGCGTCTGAACAAAACCTTGAAGTATTCAAACAAAATCCTGAGCAATATATGCCACAGTATGGCGGTTACTGCGCGTATGCGGTGTCTCGCGGCACCACGGCATCCATCAAGCCCGAATATTTTCAAATCTACCAAGGCAAACTGTATTTAAATTACAGCAAGTCAGTGGCTAAACGTTGGCGAAAAGATAAAGATAAGTACATTCAAGAGGCCAACAAACATTGGCCTCAGGTGTTGGACCGCCGATAA
- the uvrB gene encoding excinuclease ABC subunit UvrB — protein MKRQFQLVSDYTPAGDQPYAIKALVEGLQNGEAFQTLLGVTGSGKTFTMANVIQTVQRPTILMAPNKTLAAQLYSEMRDFFPHNAVEYFVSYYDYYQPEAYVPSSDTFIEKDAAINEHIDQMRLSATKAVLEREDVIIVATVSAIYGLGDPEAYHEMILHLSVGDIMDQRAILKRLAELQYTRNDMELKRATFRVRGDVIDIYPAESDRYALRVELFGDDVEKISKFDPLTGAIEEDLKRITVFPKSHYVTPRSRVLSACEQIRLELRERLAQLRELDKLVEAQRLEQRTMFDLEMMQELGYCNGIENYSRYLSGAQPGEAPPTLINYLPPNALMILDESHVLIPQLGAMYKGDRSRKTTLVEYGFRLPSAMDNRPLRFDEFRQLMPQTVFVSATPGDYEIEQNPNTIDQVVRPTGLIDPQIEVRPVGTQVDDVLSEINKRVILNERVLITTLTKRMSEDLTDYLTDAGVKVRYLHSDIDTVERVEIIRDLRAGEFDVLVGINLLREGLDMPEVSLVAILDADKEGFLRSTRSLIQTIGRAARNLNGRAILYADRITKSMRIAIDETDRRREKQQAHNKKHGIVPQSISKAVRDIIDGATSSAAQEYARINQPGTPGDIITDPAEFKRVMKALEKEMYEAANNLEFEKAAQARDRIEELRAGYFKS, from the coding sequence ATGAAACGTCAATTTCAATTAGTCAGTGATTACACGCCAGCGGGCGATCAGCCGTATGCCATTAAAGCATTGGTTGAGGGTCTGCAAAACGGAGAAGCATTCCAGACATTATTAGGTGTGACCGGCTCAGGGAAAACCTTCACGATGGCGAACGTGATTCAAACGGTGCAACGGCCAACTATTTTGATGGCGCCGAATAAAACCTTAGCGGCGCAACTGTATTCTGAGATGCGAGACTTCTTTCCGCATAATGCGGTCGAATATTTTGTTTCGTATTACGATTACTATCAGCCCGAGGCCTATGTGCCGAGTTCAGATACGTTCATCGAGAAAGACGCGGCGATCAATGAGCATATTGACCAAATGCGGTTATCGGCGACTAAAGCAGTGCTGGAACGAGAGGACGTGATCATTGTTGCTACAGTGTCGGCGATCTACGGTTTAGGTGACCCAGAGGCGTATCATGAAATGATCCTGCATCTAAGCGTTGGTGACATTATGGATCAGCGGGCGATCTTGAAGCGGCTGGCAGAGTTGCAATACACACGCAATGATATGGAGCTCAAGCGTGCTACGTTTCGGGTGCGCGGTGATGTAATCGATATTTACCCCGCGGAGTCTGACCGCTATGCACTTCGAGTTGAACTGTTTGGCGACGATGTCGAGAAGATATCTAAATTTGATCCGCTGACCGGTGCAATCGAAGAAGACCTAAAACGTATTACAGTGTTCCCTAAATCGCATTATGTGACCCCACGCTCACGCGTTTTGTCGGCATGTGAACAAATCCGCTTAGAGCTACGTGAACGCTTAGCGCAATTACGTGAACTGGATAAGCTGGTCGAGGCTCAACGGCTTGAACAGCGCACTATGTTTGACCTGGAAATGATGCAGGAATTGGGTTACTGCAATGGTATCGAAAATTATTCGCGCTATTTGTCTGGCGCACAACCAGGTGAGGCGCCACCTACGCTGATTAATTACTTGCCGCCCAACGCGTTGATGATTTTGGATGAGAGTCATGTACTGATTCCGCAGCTTGGCGCTATGTACAAAGGTGACCGATCGCGCAAAACAACGTTGGTTGAATATGGCTTTCGCTTGCCATCGGCGATGGATAACCGACCGCTGCGGTTCGATGAGTTTCGGCAGTTAATGCCGCAGACGGTATTCGTGTCGGCTACTCCTGGCGATTATGAAATTGAACAAAACCCAAATACGATTGATCAAGTGGTTCGCCCAACCGGCTTAATTGATCCACAAATTGAGGTTCGTCCGGTTGGCACACAGGTTGACGATGTATTGTCCGAGATCAATAAACGCGTGATTCTCAATGAGCGCGTTTTGATTACGACACTGACCAAGCGTATGTCGGAAGATTTGACAGATTACTTGACTGACGCCGGAGTTAAGGTCCGCTATTTGCACTCGGACATCGATACCGTAGAGCGCGTAGAGATTATTCGTGATTTGCGTGCCGGTGAGTTTGATGTGTTGGTCGGTATCAACCTGTTACGCGAAGGCTTGGATATGCCCGAGGTCTCACTGGTTGCTATTCTCGACGCAGATAAAGAAGGCTTTCTCAGGTCAACTCGTTCGCTCATTCAAACCATCGGGCGTGCAGCACGAAATTTAAATGGTCGCGCTATTTTGTATGCTGACCGAATAACTAAGTCCATGCGTATTGCGATTGATGAAACAGATCGGCGACGCGAAAAACAGCAAGCACACAATAAGAAGCACGGAATTGTGCCACAGAGTATTAGTAAGGCAGTCCGGGATATTATCGACGGTGCCACCAGTAGCGCAGCGCAAGAGTATGCGAGGATCAATCAACCCGGTACGCCTGGTGACATTATTACCGATCCTGCGGAGTTCAAGCGTGTGATGAAAGCTCTCGAAAAAGAAATGTATGAGGCGGCCAATAACCTCGAATTTGAAAAAGCCGCCCAAGCTCGCGATCGCATCGAGGAGCTTCGAGCTGGCTACTTTAAATCCTAG
- a CDS encoding GspH/FimT family pseudopilin yields the protein MIMLFFWAGRVRANTHQNAFTILEVMLTLSISSTLIMLAVPSFGSLIIKNQVMTRSNELQTALNLARAYAITNYTHVVVCAAADSDMTSCVDQPRRNKNWEHGWIVYADTNANVTLDSQDVIVNVGQNEGKIAIVFNQNGTLRFFPDGHARSAGFYLCDQKSETEGYLRLLYTGRVRFSSELGKTRRKKCLLSAVN from the coding sequence ATGATCATGCTCTTTTTTTGGGCCGGCAGAGTTCGTGCTAACACACATCAGAACGCATTCACAATACTTGAGGTAATGCTAACGCTGTCAATCAGCAGCACACTAATCATGCTGGCCGTACCGAGCTTTGGCTCCTTGATAATAAAAAATCAGGTAATGACTCGATCCAATGAACTACAGACAGCATTGAACCTAGCTCGTGCCTACGCCATAACAAACTATACTCACGTAGTCGTCTGTGCCGCCGCCGACTCAGATATGACATCTTGTGTGGATCAACCTCGTCGTAACAAGAACTGGGAACATGGCTGGATCGTGTATGCCGACACCAATGCCAACGTTACGCTCGACAGCCAAGACGTCATCGTCAATGTTGGACAAAACGAAGGAAAGATCGCCATAGTATTTAATCAAAATGGCACATTACGATTTTTCCCTGACGGCCATGCGCGAAGCGCCGGTTTTTACCTATGTGACCAAAAATCAGAAACCGAAGGATATTTACGACTGTTGTATACTGGTCGAGTACGTTTTAGCTCTGAATTGGGGAAAACCCGTCGGAAAAAGTGCTTGTTAAGCGCGGTTAACTAA
- a CDS encoding 3-oxoacyl-ACP synthase III family protein: MYQFPKIKTKIYSSGIHLPTEIVKSDDLMTEIRSEQQYNIATDWISSAMGIVERRAAPADAKPSDLAIPAAQSALDSCPEIDPQLIDLVIFCGIERDQPEPATAHTIQNALGLHAKHAFDVANACFGFIDAMQIASNYVGCGIVRYALVVTGEVPMKVTRAFTEQLKRGVDIKTAKNIIGALTVGDAGGAVLIGPTSAGEKSGFELFNTTSYSDNVDKCLYRHKADGSIEGTMMMGSLAASFIKLHQRLLRDTLGKLGWPEFDWLLSHQIGQRPFDRIGGMQGVNPNRMIKTLDKFGNVASATFPLNYHKMTSEGIVRPGDRIGGCFAGSGIVVGQFGYTY; the protein is encoded by the coding sequence ATGTATCAATTTCCAAAAATAAAAACCAAAATCTATTCAAGTGGAATTCACCTACCAACCGAAATCGTAAAATCTGATGATTTGATGACAGAGATTCGTTCCGAGCAGCAATACAATATTGCTACTGACTGGATTTCTAGCGCCATGGGCATTGTTGAGCGTAGAGCCGCTCCAGCTGATGCTAAGCCTTCAGATTTAGCCATACCCGCTGCGCAGTCGGCGCTCGATAGTTGTCCGGAGATCGACCCACAACTGATTGATTTGGTTATCTTTTGTGGTATCGAGAGAGATCAGCCCGAACCGGCAACGGCGCATACCATTCAAAATGCGCTGGGATTACACGCGAAACACGCGTTTGATGTAGCTAATGCCTGTTTTGGCTTTATTGATGCAATGCAAATTGCCTCAAACTATGTTGGATGTGGTATTGTACGGTATGCTTTGGTGGTCACCGGCGAGGTGCCTATGAAAGTCACTAGAGCATTTACAGAGCAGTTGAAACGTGGTGTCGACATTAAGACAGCCAAAAATATCATTGGCGCATTAACTGTTGGCGATGCAGGAGGGGCGGTTTTAATCGGCCCGACATCCGCAGGAGAAAAATCTGGATTTGAGCTATTTAACACAACTTCTTACAGCGACAACGTCGATAAGTGTCTTTACCGTCACAAGGCTGATGGTTCAATTGAGGGCACGATGATGATGGGATCGTTGGCCGCAAGCTTTATCAAATTGCACCAGAGGTTGTTAAGGGACACATTAGGTAAACTAGGCTGGCCGGAATTTGATTGGTTATTATCACATCAAATTGGCCAACGACCATTCGATAGGATTGGCGGTATGCAGGGAGTTAATCCAAATCGAATGATCAAGACCTTAGATAAGTTTGGCAATGTGGCCTCAGCTACTTTTCCTTTGAATTACCACAAAATGACCTCTGAAGGGATCGTCAGGCCTGGAGACCGAATCGGTGGATGTTTCGCTGGCTCCGGCATAGTTGTTGGGCAATTTGGTTATACATATTAG
- a CDS encoding nitroreductase family protein, with translation MDALHALHTRSSANLLCEPGPSKLQIDNIVKAGLRACDHRCLRPWRYLIIQGSARDSFGDLMVDVLQARDGAALDEKTKEKVKGKPQRAPTILVVIAKLTPHPSVPEIEQLLSAGASAQMMMTAAYAQGVGAIWRSGGIMFEEGLRQGLGLSENERLIGFIYLGTPKVSKPAPELDPDDFLSAWPAIPD, from the coding sequence ATGGATGCTTTACACGCACTACACACTCGATCCTCCGCTAACCTGCTCTGCGAGCCAGGGCCGAGCAAACTACAGATCGATAATATTGTTAAAGCGGGACTACGCGCATGCGACCATCGGTGCTTAAGACCATGGCGATACCTAATCATTCAAGGTAGCGCGCGTGATTCCTTCGGTGATTTGATGGTAGACGTGCTCCAAGCACGAGATGGTGCTGCGCTCGACGAAAAAACCAAAGAGAAGGTTAAAGGGAAGCCACAGCGAGCCCCTACAATCCTTGTAGTGATAGCAAAACTAACGCCTCATCCAAGTGTGCCAGAAATAGAGCAACTACTGTCAGCGGGCGCTAGCGCTCAAATGATGATGACGGCTGCGTATGCCCAAGGCGTCGGCGCTATTTGGCGTTCGGGCGGAATCATGTTCGAAGAGGGCTTACGCCAAGGGCTAGGACTAAGCGAAAACGAACGCTTAATCGGCTTTATTTATTTAGGCACACCAAAAGTTAGCAAACCCGCGCCGGAGCTCGACCCCGATGACTTTTTGAGCGCGTGGCCAGCAATACCAGATTAG
- a CDS encoding 2Fe-2S iron-sulfur cluster-binding protein, whose product MPNITFIDYQGAERAINAASGDTVMEVATSNDVPGIDADCGGACACATCHVYIDSAWVEVVGAAQDLESEMLEVAEGVEANSRLACQIVITDEMDGLIVKTPESQF is encoded by the coding sequence ATGCCAAATATAACGTTTATTGATTATCAAGGAGCTGAGCGAGCTATTAACGCCGCATCCGGTGACACGGTCATGGAAGTGGCTACCAGCAATGATGTGCCTGGCATCGACGCTGACTGCGGTGGAGCCTGTGCCTGCGCGACATGTCACGTCTATATTGATAGTGCATGGGTCGAAGTAGTGGGCGCGGCACAAGACTTGGAGTCCGAAATGCTGGAGGTTGCTGAAGGGGTTGAGGCTAACTCTCGATTGGCCTGTCAGATTGTGATCACCGACGAGATGGATGGGCTTATCGTAAAGACACCAGAGAGTCAGTTTTAG
- the secG gene encoding preprotein translocase subunit SecG, protein MNVTTILIIVSVFAAITIIALVLMQNSKSDMGSAFGGGGSQSMFGSRGSANFLTKSTSAMVTVLFLSCLTLAYIYAKRNADADVIAPIVIEQVGEVPSIEVEADDAAATDAVPTLPEAVDSAVSEDVVESAAEQTPDATE, encoded by the coding sequence ATGAACGTAACAACTATCTTAATCATTGTCAGCGTATTCGCTGCGATTACTATTATCGCGCTAGTGTTGATGCAAAATAGCAAAAGCGACATGGGCTCAGCTTTCGGTGGTGGTGGCTCACAAAGCATGTTTGGCAGTCGTGGTTCAGCTAACTTCCTTACTAAGAGCACATCAGCAATGGTCACAGTGCTGTTTTTGAGTTGCTTAACGCTAGCCTATATTTATGCTAAGCGTAATGCCGACGCCGATGTCATCGCTCCGATTGTTATTGAGCAGGTTGGTGAAGTGCCAAGCATTGAGGTTGAGGCAGATGATGCTGCTGCGACCGATGCGGTTCCAACGTTGCCTGAAGCTGTTGATAGCGCTGTCTCCGAAGATGTAGTAGAGTCAGCAGCCGAGCAAACTCCAGACGCAACTGAATAA